From one Nitrospirota bacterium genomic stretch:
- a CDS encoding helix-turn-helix transcriptional regulator produces the protein IRKAVEEYGYSQREVADYLEMHYSSVSRIVNGNKMENSIIKT, from the coding sequence TCATCCGGAAAGCGGTGGAAGAGTATGGATACAGTCAGAGGGAGGTTGCAGATTATTTGGAGATGCATTACTCTTCCGTTAGCCGGATTGTCAATGGGAATAAGATGGAAAATTCAATAATAAAGACCTGA